One part of the Vicia villosa cultivar HV-30 ecotype Madison, WI linkage group LG6, Vvil1.0, whole genome shotgun sequence genome encodes these proteins:
- the LOC131612452 gene encoding uncharacterized protein LOC131612452, producing the protein MRLHDLRYQCFTPAELREYVQDIRFVRLPVIKSEDLLDASICAEIRTRIPDTIAWDYNFEPAGANPLTFTVKAWVVYKEANWVSSILWMILLISTGSCHLKNL; encoded by the exons ATGCGACTTCATGATTTAAG GTACCAATGTTTCACCCCAGCTGAGCTTAGGGAATATGTTCAAGACATTCGTTTTGTTCGCCTACCCGTCATCAA ATCTGAAGATTTGCTGGATGCCAGTATTTGTGCAGAGATCAGAACAAGGATTCCTGATACTATTGCATGGGACTACAACTTTGAACCTGCCGGGGCTAACCCTTTAACCTTTACTGTTAAG GCCTGGGTTGTGTACAAGGAAGCAAATTGGGTCAGCTCCATTCTATGGATGATTTTACTTATCTCCACTGGAAG CTGCCATCTCAAGAATCTTTAG